The following are encoded together in the Drosophila takahashii strain IR98-3 E-12201 chromosome X, DtakHiC1v2, whole genome shotgun sequence genome:
- the Gmap gene encoding thyroid receptor-interacting protein 11 isoform X2, whose translation MQDVLEHKTQLATQVANLRQLQADRMVEHELSQARQQKQLEEVRLEVTVAKEQKLELQQQVDQQAEELKRSILELAEMQALLEKRGQDNTELIERVRLAEKDLEDERRLAKEKKTSESSSSNSSSSSAGGKHSEDEFIVVSQGNSEPDADTPPPSKEKLRDRLVSLESQISELTLANTQMQDAQVEKQLGINLLTEQLAELEKRLRLSEAEKEQLQLDLQLRLQQLTVQNQELKLHAEAEQEGHAQDLEEQLGSLREENQRLRQELDASIAQAKFRQAIAEEKQEITDLDETEATAEHGTYELDKLRALLQAELEDRLATSQPQQKLERAWNSLSERWHRLDLVEQRLTLCEHEKKTLEADISQYILQCDELMKNNELLLNELDKYKRNKLETIEEHHEETIVQLEAQLEEAKREAQDKTKLLARNEQKLGELLQKMQGQEEQLTAVNQELSEKSGQHKAQLAKIQAQLQTEQEKLREQLQLQDKLEQQKELMEVDQNQQLSSLKKELTEVTQQLEECQNKLTAKEALLAEMQQQLLELSQEKKQLQEESESEQTNQISELRAQLLAKEQDLANLQNLAADQSLQQTIDSLGKEKNELIKALQQKHQENTQYYAEIQRLQPCEQQLKELAREREKLQDQIGFLKEKSDILTTNLLTEQTNQRLLQQQQAESQEQQASVQRDLERLRAHLLEVEELHTQESVELQRDLEESRSRQALLEQQVSKSSTAYTSASIRANQQAETLQAQHALLQQQRDELLAKLGQYEDRELKQQAALTNLQCALEQFQNDKDHDIEMATQRIRREMQSQLDRQGQLQSEMGALQQQLAEANQGLRAAARLSDQLEAGQQTIAVLRDEVESLKEANGQLEQRLSSSESSQTDKIDKSLIKSLLIGYVVSGHAGDKQQVLRMISSVLDFNAQESDKVGLNKQQSSWLGAILGGGSSPAAVGGSSSRGNDNLVQAFVQFLEQESQPQAQLQTRPTLLSMTGQMDTSSSTASASTSSITSTTANLPLPTNAMNAVPLASQPDAATPGTPPVVGGGSSPGQSMGSNEFAPTRNSSSILKDILSDS comes from the exons ATGCAGGATGTGCTCGAGCACAAGACGCAGCTGGCCACGCAGGTGGCGAATCTCAGGCAGCTGCAGGCCGATCGAATGGTGGAGCACGAGTTGTCGCAGGCCAGGCAGCAAAAGCAATTGGAGGAAGTGCGTCTCGAGGTTACAGTGGCCAAGGAGCAGAAGCTAGAATTGCAACAGCAAGTGGATCAGCAGGCGGAGGAGCTGAAACGCAGCATCCTTGAGCTGGCCGAGATGCAGGCGCTGCTGGAGAAGCGCGGCCAGGATAACACGGAGCTCATCGAACGCGTGCGCCTGGCCGAAAAGGATCTGGAGGATGAGCGGCGGCTGGCCAAGGAGAAGAAGACCTCCGAGTCCTCCTCGTCGaacagctcctcctcctccgccggcggCAAGCACAGCGAGGATGAGTTCATAGTGGTCAGTCAGGGCAACTCCGAACCCGATGCGGACACTCCGCCGCCCTCGAAAGAGAAGCTGCGCGATCGCCTCGTCTCGCTGGAGTCGCAAATCTCCGAGCTCACTTTGGCCAACACCCAAATGCAGGATGCCCAGGTGGAGAAGCAGCTAGGCATCAATTTGCTAACCGAACAGCTGGCGGAACTCGAGAAACGTTTGCGTTTAAGCGAGGCGGAGAAGGAGCAGCTGCAGTTGGATCTGCAGCTGCGCCTCCAGCAGCTCACGGTGCAGAACCAGGAGCTGAAGCTGCACGCCGAGGCCGAGCAGGAGGGCCATGCCCAGGAtctggaggagcagctgggCTCGCTGCGTGAGGAGAACCAGCGGCTGCGCCAGGAGCTGGACGCCAGCATAGCGCAGGCCAAGTTCCGGCAGGCCATTGCCGAGGAGAAGCAGGAGATTACCGATTTGGATGAGACGGAAGCCACCGCCGAACATGGCACCTACGAACTGGATAAGCTGCGTGCTTTGCTCCAAGCCGAACTGGAGGATCGCCTGGCCACCTCGCAGCCCCAACAGAAGTTGGAACGTGCCTGGAATTCGCTCAGCGAGCGTTGGCATCGCCTCGATCTCGTCGAGCAGCGACTGACGCTATGCGAGCACGAAAAGAAGACTTTGGAGGCGGACATCTCGCAGTACATCCTGCAGTGCGACGAGCTGATGAAGAACAACGAGCTGCTGCTCAACGAGCTGGACAAGTACAAGCGCAACAAGCTGGAGACCATCGAGGAGCATCACGAGGAGACCATTGTGCAGCTGGAGGCGCAGCTGGAGGAGGCTAAAAGGGAAGCACAGGATAAGACTAAACTCCTGGCGAGGAATGAGCAGAAGCTGGGAGAGCTGCTCCAGAAAATGCAAGGCCAGGAGGAGCAACTAACTGCTGTTAACCAGGAACTAAGCGAAAAGTCGGGCCAACACAAAGCGCAGCTGGCCAAGATCCAAGCTCAATTGCAAACCGAGCAGGAGAAGCTGCGCGAGCAGCTGCAACTGCAGGACAAACTGGAGCAGCAGAAGGAGCTGATGGAAGTGGATCAGAACCAGCAGTTGAGCAGCCTTAAAAAGGAGTTAACCGAGGTTACCCAGCAACTGGAGGAGTGCCAAAACAAGCTGACTGCCAAGGAGGCTCTCCTCGCGGAGATGCAACAGCAATTGCTGGAGTTGAGCCAAGAAAAGAAGCAGCTGCAAGAGGAATCGGAATCCGAGCAGACCAACCAAATCAGCGAGCTTCGGGCTCAGCTGCTGGCCAAGGAGCAGGATCTAGCCAATCTGCAGAATCTGGCCGCCGATCAGAGCCTCCAGCAGACCATCGATTCCCTGGGAAAGGAAAAGAACGAGCTGATCAAGGCGCTGCAGCAGAAGCACCAGGAGAACACCCAGTACTATGCGGAGATCCAGCGTCTGCAGCCCTGCGAGCAGCAGCTCAAAGAGCTGGCCAGGGAGCGCGAGAAGCTGCAGGATCAGATCGGCTTCCTCAAGGAGAAGTCCGACATACTCACCACCAATCTGCTGACCGAGCAAACCAACCAACGGCtgttgcagcaacagcaggcggAATCCCAGGAGCAGCAGGCCAGTGTGCAGCGGGATCTGGAGCGATTGAGGGCCCATCTGCTGGAGGTGGAGGAGCTGCACACCCAGGAGTCCGTGGAGCTGCAGCGCGACCTCGAGGAGTCGCGATCCCGCCAGGCGCTGCTCGAGCAGCAGGTGTCCAAGTCGAGCACCGCCTACACATCGGCCAG TATTCGGGCCAATCAGCAGGCGGAAACGCTGCAGGCGCAGCACGCTCTGCTCCAGCAGCAGCGGGATGAGCTGCTGGCCAAACTGGGCCAGTACGAGGATCGCGAGCTGAAACAGCAGGCGGCGCTGACCAATCTCCAGTGTGCCCTGGAGCAGTTCCAAAATG ACAAAGACCACGACATCGAGATGGCCACGCAGCGCATCCGCCGCGAGATGCAGTCGCAGCTGGACCGGCAAGGTCAGCTGCAATCCGAGATGGGtgcactgcagcagcagctggcggAGGCCAACCAGGGATTGAGGGCTGCCGCCCGGCTCTCCGATCAACTGGAGGCCGGTCAGCAGACGATCGCCGTGCTGCGGGATGAAG TGGAGAGCCTGAAGGAGGCCAATGGCCAGCTGGAGCAGCGGCTGAGCAGCAGCGAGAGCAGCCAGACGGACAAGATTGACAAGAGCCTGATCAAGAGCCTGCTCATCGGCTATGTGGTCAGTGGACATGCCGGGGACAAGCAGCAGGTGCTGCGCATGATCTCCTCGGTGCTGGACTTCAATGCCCAGGAATCGGATAAGGTGGGACTGAATAAGCAGCAGAGCAGCTGGCTGGGCGCCATTCTGGGTGGAGGTTCTAGTCCAGCGGCAGTAGGAG GATCTTCTTCGCGTGGCAATGACAACCTGGTGCAGGCCTTTGTTCAATTCCTGGAGCAGGAGTCACAGCCGCAGGCGCAGCTGCAAACGAGACCCACTCTGCTGAGCATGACGGGTCAGATGGACACGTCCAGCTCCACCGCTTccgcctccacctcctccatcACCAGCACAACCGCTAATCTTCCCCTGCCGACGAATGCGATGAATGCGGTGCCACTGGCAAGTCAGCCGGATGCAGCGACTCCGGGCACACCGCCAGTGGTGGGCGGAGGATCGTCACCCGGCCAGTCCATGGGCTCCAATGAATTTGCGCCCACACGCAACTCCAGCTCGATATTGAAGGACATTCTCAGCGACTCCTGA
- the Gmap gene encoding thyroid receptor-interacting protein 11 isoform X1, producing the protein MSWLNSSLSTLKGQLTNLAQEVLAETAGPGDLEYEHQGGSGSGSGSGSGSGAAQQGHGGADKTALQLLAEEKDREIAALRRELSRNKQEAKKAGIPTSSSSTSSPGASQLQPTEEQNVEDSWCWEPDGGDEKGGGGATGDSARSKESSDLVDIALGANDVARLNNRIAELEQLNAQLNASLEELDSQHELAMQDVLEHKTQLATQVANLRQLQADRMVEHELSQARQQKQLEEVRLEVTVAKEQKLELQQQVDQQAEELKRSILELAEMQALLEKRGQDNTELIERVRLAEKDLEDERRLAKEKKTSESSSSNSSSSSAGGKHSEDEFIVVSQGNSEPDADTPPPSKEKLRDRLVSLESQISELTLANTQMQDAQVEKQLGINLLTEQLAELEKRLRLSEAEKEQLQLDLQLRLQQLTVQNQELKLHAEAEQEGHAQDLEEQLGSLREENQRLRQELDASIAQAKFRQAIAEEKQEITDLDETEATAEHGTYELDKLRALLQAELEDRLATSQPQQKLERAWNSLSERWHRLDLVEQRLTLCEHEKKTLEADISQYILQCDELMKNNELLLNELDKYKRNKLETIEEHHEETIVQLEAQLEEAKREAQDKTKLLARNEQKLGELLQKMQGQEEQLTAVNQELSEKSGQHKAQLAKIQAQLQTEQEKLREQLQLQDKLEQQKELMEVDQNQQLSSLKKELTEVTQQLEECQNKLTAKEALLAEMQQQLLELSQEKKQLQEESESEQTNQISELRAQLLAKEQDLANLQNLAADQSLQQTIDSLGKEKNELIKALQQKHQENTQYYAEIQRLQPCEQQLKELAREREKLQDQIGFLKEKSDILTTNLLTEQTNQRLLQQQQAESQEQQASVQRDLERLRAHLLEVEELHTQESVELQRDLEESRSRQALLEQQVSKSSTAYTSASIRANQQAETLQAQHALLQQQRDELLAKLGQYEDRELKQQAALTNLQCALEQFQNDKDHDIEMATQRIRREMQSQLDRQGQLQSEMGALQQQLAEANQGLRAAARLSDQLEAGQQTIAVLRDEVESLKEANGQLEQRLSSSESSQTDKIDKSLIKSLLIGYVVSGHAGDKQQVLRMISSVLDFNAQESDKVGLNKQQSSWLGAILGGGSSPAAVGGSSSRGNDNLVQAFVQFLEQESQPQAQLQTRPTLLSMTGQMDTSSSTASASTSSITSTTANLPLPTNAMNAVPLASQPDAATPGTPPVVGGGSSPGQSMGSNEFAPTRNSSSILKDILSDS; encoded by the exons CAACCGACTGAAGAGCAGAATGTGGAGGACAGCTGGTGCTGGGAGCCCGATGGAGGCGACGAGAAAGGTGGCGGCGGCGCCACAGGAGATTCCGCGAGGAGCAAGGAATCCTCCGATCTCGTGGACATCGCCCTGGGCGCCAACGATGTGGCCCGGCTAAACAATCGCATTGCGGAGCTGGAGCAGCTCAATGCACAGCTGAATGCCTCGCTGGAGGAGCTGGACTCGCAGCACGAGTTGGCCATGCAGGATGTGCTCGAGCACAAGACGCAGCTGGCCACGCAGGTGGCGAATCTCAGGCAGCTGCAGGCCGATCGAATGGTGGAGCACGAGTTGTCGCAGGCCAGGCAGCAAAAGCAATTGGAGGAAGTGCGTCTCGAGGTTACAGTGGCCAAGGAGCAGAAGCTAGAATTGCAACAGCAAGTGGATCAGCAGGCGGAGGAGCTGAAACGCAGCATCCTTGAGCTGGCCGAGATGCAGGCGCTGCTGGAGAAGCGCGGCCAGGATAACACGGAGCTCATCGAACGCGTGCGCCTGGCCGAAAAGGATCTGGAGGATGAGCGGCGGCTGGCCAAGGAGAAGAAGACCTCCGAGTCCTCCTCGTCGaacagctcctcctcctccgccggcggCAAGCACAGCGAGGATGAGTTCATAGTGGTCAGTCAGGGCAACTCCGAACCCGATGCGGACACTCCGCCGCCCTCGAAAGAGAAGCTGCGCGATCGCCTCGTCTCGCTGGAGTCGCAAATCTCCGAGCTCACTTTGGCCAACACCCAAATGCAGGATGCCCAGGTGGAGAAGCAGCTAGGCATCAATTTGCTAACCGAACAGCTGGCGGAACTCGAGAAACGTTTGCGTTTAAGCGAGGCGGAGAAGGAGCAGCTGCAGTTGGATCTGCAGCTGCGCCTCCAGCAGCTCACGGTGCAGAACCAGGAGCTGAAGCTGCACGCCGAGGCCGAGCAGGAGGGCCATGCCCAGGAtctggaggagcagctgggCTCGCTGCGTGAGGAGAACCAGCGGCTGCGCCAGGAGCTGGACGCCAGCATAGCGCAGGCCAAGTTCCGGCAGGCCATTGCCGAGGAGAAGCAGGAGATTACCGATTTGGATGAGACGGAAGCCACCGCCGAACATGGCACCTACGAACTGGATAAGCTGCGTGCTTTGCTCCAAGCCGAACTGGAGGATCGCCTGGCCACCTCGCAGCCCCAACAGAAGTTGGAACGTGCCTGGAATTCGCTCAGCGAGCGTTGGCATCGCCTCGATCTCGTCGAGCAGCGACTGACGCTATGCGAGCACGAAAAGAAGACTTTGGAGGCGGACATCTCGCAGTACATCCTGCAGTGCGACGAGCTGATGAAGAACAACGAGCTGCTGCTCAACGAGCTGGACAAGTACAAGCGCAACAAGCTGGAGACCATCGAGGAGCATCACGAGGAGACCATTGTGCAGCTGGAGGCGCAGCTGGAGGAGGCTAAAAGGGAAGCACAGGATAAGACTAAACTCCTGGCGAGGAATGAGCAGAAGCTGGGAGAGCTGCTCCAGAAAATGCAAGGCCAGGAGGAGCAACTAACTGCTGTTAACCAGGAACTAAGCGAAAAGTCGGGCCAACACAAAGCGCAGCTGGCCAAGATCCAAGCTCAATTGCAAACCGAGCAGGAGAAGCTGCGCGAGCAGCTGCAACTGCAGGACAAACTGGAGCAGCAGAAGGAGCTGATGGAAGTGGATCAGAACCAGCAGTTGAGCAGCCTTAAAAAGGAGTTAACCGAGGTTACCCAGCAACTGGAGGAGTGCCAAAACAAGCTGACTGCCAAGGAGGCTCTCCTCGCGGAGATGCAACAGCAATTGCTGGAGTTGAGCCAAGAAAAGAAGCAGCTGCAAGAGGAATCGGAATCCGAGCAGACCAACCAAATCAGCGAGCTTCGGGCTCAGCTGCTGGCCAAGGAGCAGGATCTAGCCAATCTGCAGAATCTGGCCGCCGATCAGAGCCTCCAGCAGACCATCGATTCCCTGGGAAAGGAAAAGAACGAGCTGATCAAGGCGCTGCAGCAGAAGCACCAGGAGAACACCCAGTACTATGCGGAGATCCAGCGTCTGCAGCCCTGCGAGCAGCAGCTCAAAGAGCTGGCCAGGGAGCGCGAGAAGCTGCAGGATCAGATCGGCTTCCTCAAGGAGAAGTCCGACATACTCACCACCAATCTGCTGACCGAGCAAACCAACCAACGGCtgttgcagcaacagcaggcggAATCCCAGGAGCAGCAGGCCAGTGTGCAGCGGGATCTGGAGCGATTGAGGGCCCATCTGCTGGAGGTGGAGGAGCTGCACACCCAGGAGTCCGTGGAGCTGCAGCGCGACCTCGAGGAGTCGCGATCCCGCCAGGCGCTGCTCGAGCAGCAGGTGTCCAAGTCGAGCACCGCCTACACATCGGCCAG TATTCGGGCCAATCAGCAGGCGGAAACGCTGCAGGCGCAGCACGCTCTGCTCCAGCAGCAGCGGGATGAGCTGCTGGCCAAACTGGGCCAGTACGAGGATCGCGAGCTGAAACAGCAGGCGGCGCTGACCAATCTCCAGTGTGCCCTGGAGCAGTTCCAAAATG ACAAAGACCACGACATCGAGATGGCCACGCAGCGCATCCGCCGCGAGATGCAGTCGCAGCTGGACCGGCAAGGTCAGCTGCAATCCGAGATGGGtgcactgcagcagcagctggcggAGGCCAACCAGGGATTGAGGGCTGCCGCCCGGCTCTCCGATCAACTGGAGGCCGGTCAGCAGACGATCGCCGTGCTGCGGGATGAAG TGGAGAGCCTGAAGGAGGCCAATGGCCAGCTGGAGCAGCGGCTGAGCAGCAGCGAGAGCAGCCAGACGGACAAGATTGACAAGAGCCTGATCAAGAGCCTGCTCATCGGCTATGTGGTCAGTGGACATGCCGGGGACAAGCAGCAGGTGCTGCGCATGATCTCCTCGGTGCTGGACTTCAATGCCCAGGAATCGGATAAGGTGGGACTGAATAAGCAGCAGAGCAGCTGGCTGGGCGCCATTCTGGGTGGAGGTTCTAGTCCAGCGGCAGTAGGAG GATCTTCTTCGCGTGGCAATGACAACCTGGTGCAGGCCTTTGTTCAATTCCTGGAGCAGGAGTCACAGCCGCAGGCGCAGCTGCAAACGAGACCCACTCTGCTGAGCATGACGGGTCAGATGGACACGTCCAGCTCCACCGCTTccgcctccacctcctccatcACCAGCACAACCGCTAATCTTCCCCTGCCGACGAATGCGATGAATGCGGTGCCACTGGCAAGTCAGCCGGATGCAGCGACTCCGGGCACACCGCCAGTGGTGGGCGGAGGATCGTCACCCGGCCAGTCCATGGGCTCCAATGAATTTGCGCCCACACGCAACTCCAGCTCGATATTGAAGGACATTCTCAGCGACTCCTGA